One stretch of Nicotiana tabacum cultivar K326 chromosome 18, ASM71507v2, whole genome shotgun sequence DNA includes these proteins:
- the LOC107786188 gene encoding large ribosomal subunit protein uL11 — MPPKFDPSQVVEVFVRVTGGEVGAASSLAPKIGPLGLSPKKIGEDIAKETAKDWKGLRVTVKLTVQNRQAKVSVVPSAAALVIKALKEPERDRKKTKNIKHNGNISLDDVIEIAKVMKPRSMAKDLTGTVKEILGTCVSVGCTVDGKDPKDLQQEIDDGDVEIPLD, encoded by the coding sequence ATGCCGCCAAAGTTCGATCCCTCTCAGGTGGTCGAAGTTTTCGTCCGAGTCACCGGAGGTGAAGTCGGAGCAGCGAGTTCACTCGCTCCAAAAATCGGTCCACTTGGTCTGTCCCCTAAGAAAATCGGAGAAGACATCGCAAAGGAAACCGCGAAGGACTGGAAGGGTCTCCGAGTCACCGTGAAACTTACCGTTCAGAACCGTCAAGCTAAAGTCTCCGTCGTACCGTCCGCCGCGGCACTCGTCATCAAGGCGTTGAAGGAGCCGGAGAGAGATCGCAAAAAGACTAAGAATATCAAGCACAACGGTAATATATCGCTTGATGATGTGATTGAGATTGCTAAAGTGATGAAGCCTAGATCTATGGCTAAGGATTTGACTGGAACTGTGAAGGAGATTTTGGGGACGTGTGTTTCTGTTGGCTGTACTGTTGATGGAAAGGATCCTAAGGATTTGCAGCAGGAGATTGATGATGGTGATGTCGAAATTCCTCTTGATTAA